From Epinephelus lanceolatus isolate andai-2023 chromosome 5, ASM4190304v1, whole genome shotgun sequence, the proteins below share one genomic window:
- the LOC117262080 gene encoding nuclear receptor-interacting protein 3-like isoform X1 — MLTGLRTEPRGENRTEPRGENRTEPRGEPVVLDPAALRQQRRLKQAIQFLHKDSADLLPLDGLKKLGTSKQGQPHHILQKRLLEAKLTRGRMNLCGVTPNSGALLLTCSQFNSHQDEEEEEEEDFIYVPCKCLGQKVKLLIDTGCRLNLMSSETVQRLGLKDLVEENKEETDGFPFQRKLCMDGHIRELSLTLGQLRITSSFTVIESNKPLMSLGNKTLKSLKSVIDTERQMLVFGTTVREQLQFVKKTFNESSSDFRYL; from the exons ATGCTGACCGGGCTGCGGACCGAGCCCCGGGGGGAGAACCGGACGGAGCCCCGGGGGGAGAACCGGACGGAGCCCCGGGGGGAGCCGGTGGTCCTGGACCCTGCAGCTCTGAGGCAGCAGAGGAGACTCAAACAGGCGATCCAGTTCCTCCATAAAGACTCAGCTGACCTGCTTCCTCTGGACGGACTCAAGAAGCTCGGCACGTCCAAACAGGGG cagcCTCATCACATCCTGCAGAAGCGCCTGCTGGAGGCCAAACTGACCCGAGGACGGATGAACCTGTGTGGAGTCACACCGAACAGCGGAGCACTGCTCCTGACATGTTCCCAGTTTAATTCACAtcaggatgaggaggaagaggaggaggaagatttCATCTATGTGCCCTGCAAG TGTTTGGGACAGAaggtgaagctgctgattgacacaGGCTGCAGACTGAACCTGATGTCGTCAGAGACTGTGCAGAGATTAGG TTTGAAGGATCTGGTGGAGGAGAACAAAGAGGAAACAGATGGTTTCCCATTTCAGAGGAAGCTTTGTATGGACGGACACATCAGGGAGCTCAGTCTGACTCTGGGCCAGCTCAGAATAACAAGCTCCTTCACTGTCATCG AAAGTAACAAACCTCTGATGTCTCTGGGAAACAAGACGTTAAAGTCACTGAAG aGTGTGATCGACACGGAGAGGCAGATGTTGGTGTTTGGGACGACGGTCAGAGAACAACTACAGTTTGTCAAAAAGACGTTTAATGAGAG CTCCTCTGACTTTAGGTACCTGTGA
- the LOC117262080 gene encoding nuclear receptor-interacting protein 3-like isoform X2, producing MLTGLRTEPRGENRTEPRGENRTEPRGEPVVLDPAALRQQRRLKQAIQFLHKDSADLLPLDGLKKLGTSKQGPHHILQKRLLEAKLTRGRMNLCGVTPNSGALLLTCSQFNSHQDEEEEEEEDFIYVPCKCLGQKVKLLIDTGCRLNLMSSETVQRLGLKDLVEENKEETDGFPFQRKLCMDGHIRELSLTLGQLRITSSFTVIESNKPLMSLGNKTLKSLKSVIDTERQMLVFGTTVREQLQFVKKTFNESSSDFRYL from the exons ATGCTGACCGGGCTGCGGACCGAGCCCCGGGGGGAGAACCGGACGGAGCCCCGGGGGGAGAACCGGACGGAGCCCCGGGGGGAGCCGGTGGTCCTGGACCCTGCAGCTCTGAGGCAGCAGAGGAGACTCAAACAGGCGATCCAGTTCCTCCATAAAGACTCAGCTGACCTGCTTCCTCTGGACGGACTCAAGAAGCTCGGCACGTCCAAACAGGGG cCTCATCACATCCTGCAGAAGCGCCTGCTGGAGGCCAAACTGACCCGAGGACGGATGAACCTGTGTGGAGTCACACCGAACAGCGGAGCACTGCTCCTGACATGTTCCCAGTTTAATTCACAtcaggatgaggaggaagaggaggaggaagatttCATCTATGTGCCCTGCAAG TGTTTGGGACAGAaggtgaagctgctgattgacacaGGCTGCAGACTGAACCTGATGTCGTCAGAGACTGTGCAGAGATTAGG TTTGAAGGATCTGGTGGAGGAGAACAAAGAGGAAACAGATGGTTTCCCATTTCAGAGGAAGCTTTGTATGGACGGACACATCAGGGAGCTCAGTCTGACTCTGGGCCAGCTCAGAATAACAAGCTCCTTCACTGTCATCG AAAGTAACAAACCTCTGATGTCTCTGGGAAACAAGACGTTAAAGTCACTGAAG aGTGTGATCGACACGGAGAGGCAGATGTTGGTGTTTGGGACGACGGTCAGAGAACAACTACAGTTTGTCAAAAAGACGTTTAATGAGAG CTCCTCTGACTTTAGGTACCTGTGA
- the LOC117262080 gene encoding nuclear receptor-interacting protein 3-like isoform X3 codes for MLTGLRTEPRGENRTEPRGENRTEPRGEPVVLDPAALRQQRRLKQAIQFLHKDSADLLPLDGLKKLGTSKQGQPHHILQKRLLEAKLTRGRMNLCGVTPNSGALLLTCSQFNSHQDEEEEEEEDFIYVPCKCLGQKVKLLIDTGCRLNLMSSETVQRLGLKDLVEENKEETDGFPFQRKLCMDGHIRELSLTLGQLRITSSFTVIESNKPLMSLGNKTLKSLKSVIDTERQMLVFGTTVREQLQFVKKTFNER; via the exons ATGCTGACCGGGCTGCGGACCGAGCCCCGGGGGGAGAACCGGACGGAGCCCCGGGGGGAGAACCGGACGGAGCCCCGGGGGGAGCCGGTGGTCCTGGACCCTGCAGCTCTGAGGCAGCAGAGGAGACTCAAACAGGCGATCCAGTTCCTCCATAAAGACTCAGCTGACCTGCTTCCTCTGGACGGACTCAAGAAGCTCGGCACGTCCAAACAGGGG cagcCTCATCACATCCTGCAGAAGCGCCTGCTGGAGGCCAAACTGACCCGAGGACGGATGAACCTGTGTGGAGTCACACCGAACAGCGGAGCACTGCTCCTGACATGTTCCCAGTTTAATTCACAtcaggatgaggaggaagaggaggaggaagatttCATCTATGTGCCCTGCAAG TGTTTGGGACAGAaggtgaagctgctgattgacacaGGCTGCAGACTGAACCTGATGTCGTCAGAGACTGTGCAGAGATTAGG TTTGAAGGATCTGGTGGAGGAGAACAAAGAGGAAACAGATGGTTTCCCATTTCAGAGGAAGCTTTGTATGGACGGACACATCAGGGAGCTCAGTCTGACTCTGGGCCAGCTCAGAATAACAAGCTCCTTCACTGTCATCG AAAGTAACAAACCTCTGATGTCTCTGGGAAACAAGACGTTAAAGTCACTGAAG aGTGTGATCGACACGGAGAGGCAGATGTTGGTGTTTGGGACGACGGTCAGAGAACAACTACAGTTTGTCAAAAAGACGTTTAATGAGAGGTGA
- the znf143b gene encoding zinc finger protein 143 isoform X1 — MLLAQINRDSQGMAEFHDADGQPVTLCLTEAVTVADGDQMESMDTVSLQAVTLADGSTAYIQHDSKASFSDGQIMDGQVIQLEDGSAAYVQHVSMPKGGGDSLQLEDGQAVQLEDGTTAFIHTPKDTYDQSGLQEVQLEDGSTAYIQHTVHMPQSNTILAIQADGTIADLQAEAAAIDPETISVLEQYTTKVENIENPLGSFGRVEADNGVHMRIVLQGQDNRPSRGSNVGEKSFRCEYEGCGKLYTTAHHLKVHERSHTGDKPYVCDYPGCVKKFATGYGLKSHSRTHTGEKPYRCQELNCCKSFKTSGDLQKHTRTHTGEKPFKCPVEGCGRSFTTSNIRKVHIRTHTGERPYYCSEPSCGRSFASATNYKNHMRIHTGEKPYVCTVPGCEKRFTEYSSLYKHHVVHTPCKPYNCNHCGKTYKQISTLAMHKRTAHNDTEPIEEEQEAYFEPPTGRWRHNDTEIKSVSVRDAIDDPNVSYTAAVVEAEDSGSEQVPVESSDMIGQQHVALVTQEDGTQQQVSISEADLQAMGGTITMVTQEGTTITIPAHELATQGAHSVTMVTTDGSDEQVAIMAPDMATFQTVEEAGYSQEQDSIHPVTLLATSNGTHIAVQLSDQPSLEEAIRIASRIQQGESPGLDD; from the exons ATGCTCTTGGCCCAGATCAACCGGGACTCGCAGGGAATGGCAGAGTTTCACGATGCAGACGGGCAGCCGGTCACTCTCTGTCTGACAGAGGCCGTGACTGTGGCAG ATGGAGATCAGATGGAGAGCATGGACACAGTGAGCCTGCAGGCCGTTACTCTTGCAGATGGATCCACCGCGTACATCCAACACGACTCCAAAGCTTCATTCTCAGATGGACAGATCATGGACGGTCAGGTGATCCAGCTGGAGGACGGCTCTGCTGCCTACGTCCAACACGTGTCCATGCCCAAAGGAG GAGGAGACAGTTTACAGCTTGAAGACGGACAAGCAGTTCAGCTAGAAGATGGAACAACAGCCTTCATTCACACTCCCAAAG ataCGTACGACCAGAGTGGCCTGCAGGAGGTGCAGCTGGAGGACGGCAGCACCGCCTACATCCAGCACACGGTGCACATGCCCCAGTCCAACACCATCCTGGCCATCCAGGCCGACGGCACCATCGCAGACCTGCAGGCCGAGGCCGCCGCCATCGACCCCGAGACCATCAGCGTGCTGGAACAGTACACCACCAAG GTGGAGAATATAGAAAACCCTCTGGGGTCCTTCGGCAGAGTGGAAGCAGACAACGGCGTCCACATGCGG ATTGTGTTACAGGGTCAAGACAACAGGCCGAGCAGAGGCTCAAACGTAGGAGAGAAGTCTTTCCGCTGTGAATATGAAGGCTGTGGAAAACTCTACACCACTGCCCATCATCTGaag GTACACGAACGCTCCCACACTGGAGACAAACCGTACGTCTGTGACTATCCCGGCTGTGTGAAAAAGTTTGCAACAG GGTACGGACTGAAGAGTCACTCACGAACACACACGGGGGAGAAGCCGTACAGATGTCAAGAGCTGAACTGCTGCAAGTCCTTCAAAACCTCCGGAGACCTTCAGAAGCACACAAGGACTCACACAG GAGAGAAGCCCTTTAAATGCCCGGTCGAAGGCTGCGGCAGGTCGTTTACCACCTCCAACATCCGCAAAGTTCACATCCGAACACACACTGGGGAGCGGCCGTACTACTGCTCTGAGCCAAGCTGTGGACGGTCCTTCGCCAGCGCCACCAACTATAAGAACCATATGAGGATACACACTG GAGAGAAACCGTACGTGTGCACAGTGCCTGGCTGTGAAAAGCGCTTCACAGAGTACTCCAGCCTTTACAAACACCATGTGGTTCATACGCCCTGCAAACCTTATAACTGCAACCACTGTGGGAAAACCTACAAGCAGATCTCAACGCTCGCCATGCACAAACGCACAGCGCACAACGACACAGAGCCCATcgaagaggagcaggaggccTACTTCGAACCCCCAACAGGTCGATGGAGACATAATGATACAGAGATAAAATCTGTCTCTGTTAGAG ATGCCATCGACGACCCAAACGTCAGCTACACGGCGGCGGTGGTCGAGGCAGAAGACTCGGGCTCAGAGCAGGTTCCTGTGGAGAGCTCAGACATGATTGGTCAGCAGCACGTTGCCTTGGtaacgcaggaggacggaacaCAGCAGCAG GTCAGTATCTCTGAAGCAGACTTACAAGCTATGGGTGGCACTATCACCATGGTAACCCAAGAAGGAACAACCATAACCATCCCCGCCCACGAACTGGCAACGCAAGGTGCTCACTCGGTTACCATGGTAACAACAGACGGCTCAGATGAACAG gTGGCCATCATGGCGCCCGACATGGCCACGTTCCAAACCGTGGAGGAGGCCGGCTACAGCCAGGAGCAGGACAGCATTCATCCTGTCACGTTACTGGCCACCTCCAACGGCACTCACATCGCTGTGCAG CTCAGCGACCAGCCGTCGTTGGAGGAAGCCATCAGAATAGCATCACGAATACAACAGGGAGAGTCCCCAGGTCTGGATGATTGA
- the znf143b gene encoding zinc finger protein 143 isoform X2, translating to MLLAQINRDSQGMAEFHDADGQPVTLCLTEAVTVADGDQMESMDTVSLQAVTLADGSTAYIQHDSKASFSDGQIMDGQVIQLEDGSAAYVQHVSMPKGGGDSLQLEDGQAVQLEDGTTAFIHTPKDTYDQSGLQEVQLEDGSTAYIQHTVHMPQSNTILAIQADGTIADLQAEAAAIDPETISVLEQYTTKVENIENPLGSFGRVEADNGVHMRIVLQGQDNRPSRGSNVGEKSFRCEYEGCGKLYTTAHHLKVHERSHTGDKPYVCDYPGCVKKFATGYGLKSHSRTHTGEKPYRCQELNCCKSFKTSGDLQKHTRTHTGEKPFKCPVEGCGRSFTTSNIRKVHIRTHTGERPYYCSEPSCGRSFASATNYKNHMRIHTGEKPYVCTVPGCEKRFTEYSSLYKHHVVHTPCKPYNCNHCGKTYKQISTLAMHKRTAHNDTEPIEEEQEAYFEPPTDAIDDPNVSYTAAVVEAEDSGSEQVPVESSDMIGQQHVALVTQEDGTQQQVSISEADLQAMGGTITMVTQEGTTITIPAHELATQGAHSVTMVTTDGSDEQVAIMAPDMATFQTVEEAGYSQEQDSIHPVTLLATSNGTHIAVQLSDQPSLEEAIRIASRIQQGESPGLDD from the exons ATGCTCTTGGCCCAGATCAACCGGGACTCGCAGGGAATGGCAGAGTTTCACGATGCAGACGGGCAGCCGGTCACTCTCTGTCTGACAGAGGCCGTGACTGTGGCAG ATGGAGATCAGATGGAGAGCATGGACACAGTGAGCCTGCAGGCCGTTACTCTTGCAGATGGATCCACCGCGTACATCCAACACGACTCCAAAGCTTCATTCTCAGATGGACAGATCATGGACGGTCAGGTGATCCAGCTGGAGGACGGCTCTGCTGCCTACGTCCAACACGTGTCCATGCCCAAAGGAG GAGGAGACAGTTTACAGCTTGAAGACGGACAAGCAGTTCAGCTAGAAGATGGAACAACAGCCTTCATTCACACTCCCAAAG ataCGTACGACCAGAGTGGCCTGCAGGAGGTGCAGCTGGAGGACGGCAGCACCGCCTACATCCAGCACACGGTGCACATGCCCCAGTCCAACACCATCCTGGCCATCCAGGCCGACGGCACCATCGCAGACCTGCAGGCCGAGGCCGCCGCCATCGACCCCGAGACCATCAGCGTGCTGGAACAGTACACCACCAAG GTGGAGAATATAGAAAACCCTCTGGGGTCCTTCGGCAGAGTGGAAGCAGACAACGGCGTCCACATGCGG ATTGTGTTACAGGGTCAAGACAACAGGCCGAGCAGAGGCTCAAACGTAGGAGAGAAGTCTTTCCGCTGTGAATATGAAGGCTGTGGAAAACTCTACACCACTGCCCATCATCTGaag GTACACGAACGCTCCCACACTGGAGACAAACCGTACGTCTGTGACTATCCCGGCTGTGTGAAAAAGTTTGCAACAG GGTACGGACTGAAGAGTCACTCACGAACACACACGGGGGAGAAGCCGTACAGATGTCAAGAGCTGAACTGCTGCAAGTCCTTCAAAACCTCCGGAGACCTTCAGAAGCACACAAGGACTCACACAG GAGAGAAGCCCTTTAAATGCCCGGTCGAAGGCTGCGGCAGGTCGTTTACCACCTCCAACATCCGCAAAGTTCACATCCGAACACACACTGGGGAGCGGCCGTACTACTGCTCTGAGCCAAGCTGTGGACGGTCCTTCGCCAGCGCCACCAACTATAAGAACCATATGAGGATACACACTG GAGAGAAACCGTACGTGTGCACAGTGCCTGGCTGTGAAAAGCGCTTCACAGAGTACTCCAGCCTTTACAAACACCATGTGGTTCATACGCCCTGCAAACCTTATAACTGCAACCACTGTGGGAAAACCTACAAGCAGATCTCAACGCTCGCCATGCACAAACGCACAGCGCACAACGACACAGAGCCCATcgaagaggagcaggaggccTACTTCGAACCCCCAACAG ATGCCATCGACGACCCAAACGTCAGCTACACGGCGGCGGTGGTCGAGGCAGAAGACTCGGGCTCAGAGCAGGTTCCTGTGGAGAGCTCAGACATGATTGGTCAGCAGCACGTTGCCTTGGtaacgcaggaggacggaacaCAGCAGCAG GTCAGTATCTCTGAAGCAGACTTACAAGCTATGGGTGGCACTATCACCATGGTAACCCAAGAAGGAACAACCATAACCATCCCCGCCCACGAACTGGCAACGCAAGGTGCTCACTCGGTTACCATGGTAACAACAGACGGCTCAGATGAACAG gTGGCCATCATGGCGCCCGACATGGCCACGTTCCAAACCGTGGAGGAGGCCGGCTACAGCCAGGAGCAGGACAGCATTCATCCTGTCACGTTACTGGCCACCTCCAACGGCACTCACATCGCTGTGCAG CTCAGCGACCAGCCGTCGTTGGAGGAAGCCATCAGAATAGCATCACGAATACAACAGGGAGAGTCCCCAGGTCTGGATGATTGA
- the LOC117262342 gene encoding palmitoyltransferase ZDHHC7-like, producing the protein MSSGHRLRDVEQQRPLLDGEDEAAERSSHNDAKRLWFIQDCCGMVCAFITWFLVFYADFVVTFVMLLPSRSFWYAVVNGVVFNSLAVLALASHLRTMLTDPGAVPKGNATKKYMDSLQLKPGEVIYKCPKCCSIKPERAHHCSICKRCIRKMDHHCPWVNNCVGEKNQRFFVLFTMYIAIISSHALALCGYQFVTCIRVQWRECSDFSPPVTMMLMIFLCMEALLFFTFTAVMFSTQVHSICNDETEIERLKNEKPTWERQTRWAGLRSVFGGQPSLQWISPFAGLKLPTLIHRRTWRGGAEFSV; encoded by the exons ATGTCCTCTGGCCACAGGCTGAGGGACGTGGAGCagcagcgccccctgctggacGGGGAGGATGAGGCGGCGGAGAGGAGTTCCCATAACGATGCAAAGCGACTCTGGTTCATCCAGGACTGCTGCGGCATGGTGTGTGCCTTCATCACCTGGTTCCTGGTGTTTTACGCTGACTTTGTGGTCACCTTCGTCATGCTGCTGCCCTCCAGGAGCTTCTGGTACGCCGTGGTCAACGGGGTGGTCTTCAACAGCCTGGCTGTGCTGGCGTTGGCCTCCCACCTCCGCACCATGCTGACCGACCCG GGAGCCGTTCCCAAAGGAAACGCCACTAAGAAGTACATGGACAGTCTGCAGCTGAAGCCGGGTGAAGTCATCTACAAATGTCCTAAATGCTGCAGCATCAAACCTGAGAGGGCTCATCACTGCAG TATCTGTAAGCGCTGCATCCGTAAGATGGACCACCACTGTCCCTGGGTCAACAACTGTGTTGGGGAGAAAAACCAGCGCTTCTTCGTCCTCTTCACT ATGTACATCGCTATAATCTCCAGTCACGCTCTGGCTCTCTGTGGATACCAGTTCGTCACCTGCATCAGAGTCCAGTGGAGAG AGTGCAGTGATTTCTCCCCTCCGGTGACGATGATGCTGATGATCTTCCTCTGCATGGAagccctcctcttcttcacctTCACAGCTGTTATGTTCAGCACTCAGGTCCACTCCATCTGTAACGACGAGACG gagATCGAGCGTCTGAAGAACGAGAAGCCGACCTGGGAGCGTCAGACTCGCTGGGCGGGGCTGAGGTCGGTGTTTGGAGGTCAGCCGTCGCTGCAGTGGATCAGCCCCTTCGCTGGACTCAAACTACCAACCCTGATCCACAGACGCACCTGGAGGGGCGGGGCAGAGTTCTCCGTGTGA